A region from the Paraurantiacibacter namhicola genome encodes:
- the hfq gene encoding RNA chaperone Hfq, giving the protein MTKGTLSARPKPEAEPAADIAPRAPDGNLQDVFLNYLRREKMPVTMFLVKGVKLQGIVTWFDNFSVLLRRDGQSQLVYKHAISTIMPGQPVDAAQFSAATGKRGKKRQLQDVFLTRVLEASVQVTMFLVNGVMLQGRIASFDQFCTLLERDGYVQLAYKHAVSTIQPDEHVDLTDDADSEGDFS; this is encoded by the coding sequence GTGACCAAGGGTACCCTGTCCGCCCGTCCCAAGCCCGAAGCGGAGCCTGCCGCCGACATCGCGCCGCGCGCGCCCGACGGCAATTTGCAGGACGTTTTCCTCAATTACCTGCGCCGCGAGAAGATGCCCGTCACCATGTTCCTGGTGAAGGGCGTGAAGCTGCAGGGCATCGTGACCTGGTTCGACAATTTCTCCGTGCTGCTGCGCCGCGATGGCCAGTCCCAGCTCGTCTACAAGCACGCCATCAGCACCATCATGCCGGGGCAGCCCGTCGATGCCGCACAGTTTTCCGCCGCCACCGGCAAGCGCGGCAAGAAGCGGCAGCTTCAGGATGTCTTCCTGACGCGTGTGCTGGAAGCGTCCGTGCAGGTGACGATGTTCCTGGTCAACGGCGTGATGCTCCAGGGCCGCATCGCCAGCTTCGACCAGTTCTGCACTCTGCTGGAGCGCGATGGATACGTGCAGCTGGCCTACAAGCACGCGGTCTCCACCATCCAGCCTGACGAGCATGTGGACCTGACCGACGATGCCGACAGTGAAGGCGATTTCTCCTGA